The Zerene cesonia ecotype Mississippi chromosome 2, Zerene_cesonia_1.1, whole genome shotgun sequence region cctatcctatcctactaatcctactatatcctactaatactataaacgcgaaagtttgtaaggatgtgtgtgtgtttgttactctttcatgcaaagactactgaaccgattgcaatgaaatttaatatgtagacagctggaataaaatataggcaactttttatcccgatattcctacttcGGGATagggacttgcgcgggtgaaatcgcggggcgcagctaatagaccatatatataccacgggtgaaaccggggcgagtAGCTAGTAaagaatataattcaaattcataatACAGCTAAATGACGGCGAAAGAAAACGAAACTTTCTTAACTCGGAACTGTTATTGGTACACCATACAATACACAATACAGCCataatacctacattattGAGAGTGTTTACAAAACAAACGCGAGACATTCTTGTTGTATTTTAGTCAGTAGCGACAGCGGACACCGGAATCGACAGCTCGAAAActgaataatatgtatgataataattaaatttaagctgAGCCCGAGTGTGGCCGAAGTCAAAGTACGGAAACTTGAACTAAAGTGGCACTATTTCATTTTCGaatgaagtaaatatttttcgaaGGTTCAATATTACGATAATGCCATCCATtctattgataataaattataaggagacatgataattataaattgttaaagtaAAGCAGCTTTTGCGCCTTCGCACGCGTTAGATTcaaagtagtttaatagatgttactatatactagcgatccgccccggcttcgcccgagatacatatatagcctatacaagcctatagccttccccAATacatgggctatctaacactgaaagaatttttcaaatcagaccggTAGTTCCTGAAGTTAGTGcgctcaaacaaacatacaaactctttacctttataatattagtataggtatataccttcctcttgaatcattaattctatttaataaagaaaccCCAACAAAATCCGTCGagttgttttaaagatttaagcatacatagggatagaCGCGGGCGACGACTTCGCTTTATACTACACTGGTGgcccgctccggcttcgcccacggtatatatagcctatagccttcctcaataaatgggccttacattgaaagaattttccaaattggaccagtagttgctgagattagtgcgttcaaacaaacaaactcttcagctttataatattagtatagaaggatagtgtaatttattatttatgatttaattgtaGTGATTACCTTATTAAGCCTTTTAAAAACGGGATTCTTTTGCACTGTTAATTTTGAgacactgaaataaataatgaaaaaaatttgattttcataCTATGAGAcgaagataaaaaatacaaaaaaaaattgatcttCAAAATAGCAACTTTCCCgcgcgttttcacccgcgtgaacATGGGGTTTTTAGGAATGAAACCGAGGCCGCGAGGCGAGGTCTGTGCGACTCGCGCAATTTACAACCggcttcaaaaaaggaggttatcatATCAACTGTACACTTTTTTGGCTTGGATAACCCAAAAATTTCCTTTTGACCGCTTTTGACAAatcactttttatttgttaccttGCAttatcccatttaaatttggtctagttgtGACAAGATGaagattaattgtttattaaaagttaaaagtaaaaaatatattttatgtatatatttagaatataattagGCAATGATTGTGAGTTTGCACCATTGTTGCGGACTTGGGGTACTATCTAGATCTACTGTACCTATATAAAAGTGGTAACCAATgataagcaatcaccaccgctcatgaacatttgcagagatagGGTGCTTTAAAAGAATCAGTGATAGAAAAGGATTGAGAACAGGAAAGAAGgtatggactgggaaggatgagcCCACTGCAACCCGAtggcatgctactatttcaggCCTGAttctgaatatatatatatatgtttatttttatatatatttttcatgaagaggtaatcataaataaaaattaacttactTAACTGAATATcttgatttattcaaatttctagccataattttctttgttagcaagatatatatatctttaatctATTTTCAAGTAATAATTCTTCTGAATGATTTGCATCtgtgaaacataaaaataaattaggtatcaatttgtaattattttaatcattaaaataatagtcattcgaataaatatttgcctACATAGGTAAGTCTAAAACTTCATCTCTGGTGGATcgttatctatctatctatctatatatatataaaattctcgtgtcacagttttcgttgccatactcctccgaaacggcttgaccgattcctctgaaatttggtaagcatattgggtaggtctgagaatcggccaacatctattttttatcccgatattcctacgggatgcggacttacgcgggtgaaaccgcggggcgcagctagtatattataatttttaaaaaatcttttgatCTACCTTCCAATGAGacaaatgaaaattgtttagaATATTGAAGTGGTTATTTTCTGTATTACACTCGGATAACTCacctaattatataatttattgtattattcaaaAGGTATTTTACTGGTATCTACCTAATTTATAATCCCTATACctgaaataatcaattattacttaatttttttatttaacacagtAAATACGCCATTAACAACTAACAACTGACAAAGTGCACCAACACTCAGTTTGATACTCTATGGTACTGCGTGAAAAACCTACTATAGACAATTTTATcgcaattttttttccatagattatatagatattttttaactatgaaTGTTTATACGTCCATAAGACGAACCACGAAGCATATTTCCAGTTGAGCTTAATGTAAAGGATTATTTAAGCCAAGAAGGATAGCTGTGATAAGCAGTGAGGTTTGTTCTTTTATCTTGCCAGcatctaaaaaaattatgtttttaacttttttggtTTTGATAACTCagttgaaacattttattttatgtaaatttatttatacaatttgggTCAAGTTTTTATAGTTGACAGTGGACTTTGTGGGTAAGCACtacaaccgcccatgaacatttgaaataGCGTAAGGTCTTATCGACCGTACGCTtcgccaaaaaaaaaaaaaataagccgtcacgggacgcctggcagatgtgaatcgacattattttataaaatgaatatgattttataataagaatagaCTGTGATAGGAACTGaatatgtcataatgataaaataaaatattacaccgtACACACTACTGCATATagactgtatatattatacactatcAGCCAAACAACGAACAAACGatttgtttatacaaaattaatttttgtttgccAGCCGGCCACTTGATAGTTCCATCCACAGAGTAAGTAGGTACCTAACATTCTAATACATAATCCATAGAGTAAAGTAACACAATAACACACGCCAAACATTATCTGTACTATACAGATGGTACCGCAACATTATTCTGActtttatagattatagaatattatattatctgagAACAGTATACAATATCTACTtcagagtagtataataatactgaTCTACTTGATCTGTCCACTGTGCAGTAAACTAGGTACTCTCAACTCGGCTTTGCAAGGTATGTGAATAGTTTTTGCTTCatacctattattttttaatttaacctgAGTAGGTTTGATACTTAGTGAGaatgttgttataaaattcttttattattattaattacgttttgaacatgtatttcatttcattttatttcagaaaaaaaactaCCACCGTAATGCCTCACTTCCGTATCGAAACTAATGTTCCAAAATCAAAAATTCCATCAGATTTTGTTGTAAAAGCAGTTCCAGTTTTGGCTAAAGCTCTAGGAAAACCAGAATCGGTAcacgagtttttttttattaataacttgtaTTTGTTATCTTGATTTTTATCTACTTTACgttacgttttatattttacgccTGAAAACTTAATAGAATCgtgtgtaattaaaattgttaagtaAGTTACAGTGCATTGcatttttgtgaaataaataacgaaaacCACTTGACCAtcaattagtattaaaatttgattaatatatattattattattgaataattgaataatataatatataattgaggtttttttgaatatacaatataaagcCAATATAAAGcgaatatacaatataaaaaatcatttaaaggtatatttatatgtacatgtgATATGTAttctagttaaaatatttacgtacTTAATACCTACCTCCtgctttttactatttctatacacaatgggttgcctggaagagatcactctttagtgataaggtcgccttctgtgctggtctagtttaaagttttaatatttaaggtttatttgtataccagtacaataaagtgttaaataaataaagctattttaattttcagtattGCGTTGTGTCTGTAATTCCTGATATTCCCATGAGTTTTGGTGGCACTATGGAGCCATGTGCAATTGCAAACCTTATGTCCATTGGATCTCTTGGTGtggaacaaaataaaaagcatgcaaaagttttatttgacTTGGTAGAAAAAGAACTGGGCGTTTCTCCAGACAGGTTagtatatctttaaaaatatgtatcgtaataagaaatattcatttatgaaTACATAAGCATTAATCACCAAGATGTCTCAGTcagaaaaagtataaaaataaacaatccaTTTATTTACTCCGTCAGCATGGATTAATTGGAAactgtatgttatataataccaTTGGTTAAAATAGCAaggttttaatttgtttaatgagaaatgaaaaatcattcaaataaCCCAATTCATCAGAATCATCAATATGGATAGATAAGCACGTGTCTCAAATTCACAATCACATTGTATAACCGGGATATTATGAGAACTTGCTTAATCAACATTGGCTAACTATGACATcatgtgttttaaaattgattatattccATACTGATAACATGCACTCCACTAAAGTTGTTTGGTGATGATACTCATAACTGGTTAGCATTTTTGAATCActcatcataatatattgaaattcatATTCTCAGTGCTGTAACCAAAATTTACTGTATGATTTTtagacaaattttaataaaaatattatttactcttacaaaaataagtaattttctGAACAAGTGCAGGTCAGGTgttgtgtaatttatatgtactgattatattattatcgatGGATGATGATGGAAAAgaagtaatatatattcatgccaataatttgattgaatactgttcaaatattcattaaattttttttcagaatgTATATAACCTTCCAAGATGAGCCTACTGGAAATGTTGGATTCAAAGGCACAACTTTTCATTCTATTtttggataaataaacaaaattgttgtTGCTTTATATACAATTCCCTTCTCTTTATTTACCCCCTTGTATATTCCTACAACATTAAAGAGGCtctaaaattagaaattaaaaataagtttccatttttttatgtaaaaacttaaaagtGGTTGTTATATATTGTACCTAAATTGACTATTTTCTTgattgttgtaaataaaatatttattaatttttttgattttttttctttataacatttgtgCTTTTATCAAGTAAGCAATAGACACCTGGCTGGTTAAACCCACATGAAAagataatctatatatataaaattctcgtgtcacagttttcgttgccatactcctccgaaacggcttgaccgattttgatgaaattttttgagcttatccggtatctatgagaatcggccaacatctatttttcatacccctaaatgataagagtaaggcagaacagcgtttgccgggtgcagctagttacatatattatatgtataatattatcaatatacaTAGATGCAATCAGCATAAGAACTGTAAGTTTCATATAACATATCACTACATAAGCTGGTAGTAACAAGCAAAGCTCGCTTTAGGCCGTCTGTATGCCTGTATGCTATGCTATTTTAATGgggtatttttaacaaatagtgattgaagaggaaggttagtatgaataataacattaaaaagccCGAAGAAAAGGATTTAACTGTGTATAAATGTGACGTTACAACACAATATTTGCCTGCAGGttcgcccgcgcggtcctAATAGATTATCTTGGTACAAATTTTCATcctctattttatccccttgggggtagaatttatcaaaattctttcttgGCGGATGTCCTAAGTCATTAAATCTACCTGCATGCTAAAATTCATCTcaatccgtccagtggtttgggctgtgcgttagATCACTTTGTCAGTCAGTCCGttagtcacctttgagttgtattcaaatagattttttcCACTGGTCTTGGTTGGCGATTTGCGAATCTGAGAAAAACTAGAAAGAGGCAAgagccgattttgatgaaaactCAAACTTACTCAGCTCAACTTAATCAGATCAAAAacaaatcttatattttatttaatgaagaaGAAATTCCGAAAACTAACAACATAATGCCCTATACATGATAGCAGATGTTATGTTATAGTACTACTAATATAGTACAACGTTAACTCTGACTCTACTATACTGGTATAGCCTTTAGGTATAAcggttgtaaataaaattcaagagCAATACTGGTACAAATCGTTTAATGAGGCAAAAGAAAATGACGCTTTTGCACACTTTTAAACCGTCGGTAAAGCAGCGGGGTGATTTATGTGAATGTCTCGACGATTATTAGCTGTACAAAACTTGGTGTGGTACAAATTATTCAAAGGTCTATTTAATTAACGTTTTATTGtaacgttttattatatgttgaaaacatcgtttaattttttatgttattagaagcattatttttaaatatcattattaagcATTTAGTacaattaataactttaaccTTCTTCTGACGCATTAGGGTAAAAAGATAAGTACTATCagactttaaaataatgaaaatatctaCAATGACTTGCATTTAAGCGATGTAAatggtaattaattaagatttaacGTTATTGCTGTGTAATGTcggaatttgaaaattattcgcAAGTGGGGTTTGATATataggttttatatattacattatgatattaaacaaatcagcaaaatttattaatagttctATGTATACAAACTACAAACgaattaaagtaaaatcataaaaatgttttatgtcacgcttataataaatacctaatacTATGTTGTACAAGTTACTCTGTCTACGCAATGTATAGATACTTTTGTATGTCGTCGGAAATGGAGGTGGTGGGTCACCTGGGAGCGTAAGCGAAGtaggtaagcgctaccaccgcccatgagcatttggagaggcgtaaggtctgcaatcgacctacaaatggattgtcgacttcAACCTGGAAAGGGATTGacaagaggaataaaggaaaggactgggaatgaaaaggaaaaggatatgggcctccggctccccagtcaccgaacgaaacacagcagtatgctatttcatgcGGGACTTCTGTGGTGGTGTGGTGTTTCCTTGGTGccagctggcccaattcgacTCGCTCACTAGCACATACACTTATCTTTGGTAAAGAGCTTTAATAGTGGCGTTGCATGATACACGGAAAATATCGATAGTTGGAATTATGACATTTGTGTAGCGTAGTAATATActagtttgtaaataattatagcatATGATTGTTATTGCCTGTGAAGTAtaaacatagataataaatagttttcatttcatatattatctgtTGTCACTTTGATTCTTTGACACTTGTCACTGACC contains the following coding sequences:
- the LOC119834462 gene encoding macrophage migration inhibitory factor-like: MPHFRIETNVPKSKIPSDFVVKAVPVLAKALGKPESYCVVSVIPDIPMSFGGTMEPCAIANLMSIGSLGVEQNKKHAKVLFDLVEKELGVSPDRMYITFQDEPTGNVGFKGTTFHSIFG